CCTCGACGCCGCAAAGAAAAATGGGCTTCCCAACGGGAAGCCCATTTCTTTGCATGGCGGAGAGGGTGGGATTCGAACCCACGAAGGGCTATAAACCCTTGCCGGTTTTCAAGACCGGTGCATTCAACCGCTCTGCCACCTCTCCAGAAACTGCTTGCTCCGACCAAGGCTGGATACTGCCTGGGCCGGTGCATTGACTCGAATCGGCTTGGGCCGATTCTCGGGTCTGCGACCCGCCTCGCTGGCGCTTCGGCGTCCTGATCGCTACGCGATCGGTCAACCGCTCTGCCAGCTCCCCGGAAGTCGCGTACAGCGGCGCAAGGATACGGAAAAACGCGGGTCTGGACCAGCCGGAAGGGCCCGGACGGCCATATTGGCGCCTGTTTGACCAGCTCCGCCGCTTTTCCATGGTTTCGCGGCGGAATCCCTTGAATCCCGCGCCCAATGGCCTTAAATAGTAGGCCTGAGTTTCATCAACGGAGTAACGCTATGCGTCCGCAGGAACACGTGATTTCGCACTCGCAGCAGTCGGCTGTCGCGACCAACAAGGTCATTCGCAACACCTACATGCTGCTGTCCATGACCCTGGCCTTTTCGGCCCTGATGGCCTTTGTCAGCATGCGCTTCAACTGGCCGCACCCCGGCCTGATGCTGACGCTGGTGGGCTACTTCGGCCTGCTGTTCCTGACCCACAAGCTCGCGAACAGTGCCTGGGGCATTCTCAGTGTCTTCGCGCTGACCGGCTTCATGGGCGCGACGCTCGGGCCGATCATCAGTGCCTACGTGACGGTCTTTTCGAACGGTGACCAGCTGGTCATGCAGGCCTTCGGTGGTACCGCCGCGATCTTCATCGGCCTGTCGGCCTATGCCCTGACCAGCCGCAAGGACTTCTCCTACATGGGAGGCTTCCTGGTCGCAGGCATCCTGGTGGCCTTCCTGGCCGGGCTGGGCGCTTTCCTGTTCAGCATCCCTGCCCTGTCGCTGGCCGTGTCGGGTGCTTTCGTGCTGCTGATGGCAGGCCTGATCCTGTACGAGACCAGCAACATGATTCACGGCGGCGAGACCAATTACATTCTCGCCACGGTGACGCTCTATGTTGCGATCTACAATCTCTTCACCAGCCTGCTGCACATTCTTGGCGCAGTGAGCGGCGAAGATTGATCGACTTCAGTCGGTTGCGAAAGCTGATTTGAAGAAGGCCCCGCAAGGGGCCTTCTTTTTTTGCGCCGGATTCACGCTAGACTCGTGGCAGGACAATCGAGGGAGGGAGTCGCATGTCGTATTTCCAGCGCCGCTATCACCAGCCGGGTACTGCGCCTGGCACCCTGGTCGACCGCGAAGGCCAGGCGGAAGCCACGCTGAGCCTGTTCGACTACGATGAGAACGACATACACGAGGTCAAGGACATCTCGCTCGAGGATTGCGGCCAGTACTTTGCGAGCGAACGC
The DNA window shown above is from Gammaproteobacteria bacterium and carries:
- a CDS encoding Bax inhibitor-1/YccA family protein; its protein translation is MRPQEHVISHSQQSAVATNKVIRNTYMLLSMTLAFSALMAFVSMRFNWPHPGLMLTLVGYFGLLFLTHKLANSAWGILSVFALTGFMGATLGPIISAYVTVFSNGDQLVMQAFGGTAAIFIGLSAYALTSRKDFSYMGGFLVAGILVAFLAGLGAFLFSIPALSLAVSGAFVLLMAGLILYETSNMIHGGETNYILATVTLYVAIYNLFTSLLHILGAVSGED